In the Malus domestica chromosome 16, GDT2T_hap1 genome, one interval contains:
- the LOC139193123 gene encoding uncharacterized protein yields MRKMGFCDAWVNIVMHSVSSVQFFVLFNGQPGKSFKPSRGMRQGDPLSLYLFFIVSEVLSRLLKRATNFQFLDGKPQNSTVYFSVNTSVALAHELSGILEMPVVEDLGTYLGVPTMWGRSKHDALAFIKERILAKILGWKQQFLSKEGKEVLIKAVSLAIPTYPMNCWRFLYEPESLWVKVLKDRYFPQDSFLTAKLGERGLWVWSSLLEGRDLIIRGSKWQVLSGNSINLWKDNWVPGILNSRPIPKDGWEIDKTRVVASIIDTERRTWNEDEIGDLFFESAKAAISRIHIEDSCSPDRLIWPASKTGPYSVISGYWWLRNSTPARKLNRPSTSHSVLPQLGSSESKSRFLSQVAFSCWFIWKARCDAVFNGLSPSPSHTIFNLSSAWKAFTDANSRIHDLAPSPRNNHLCEVSWYTPHPSVLKINVDASWRHGASSTWVGLVIHDSRCLEVRRMEVLASFAAMDESLVVLEGCLLAKGLNFPWVVIESDSKLVTSCLQDCSSSCAWELFPIRVCIWLVGKAFQACSWS; encoded by the exons ATGAGGAAAATGGGTTTTTGTGATGCTTGGGTGAATATTGTGATGCACTCTGTTTCTTCTGTCCAGTTCTTTGTGCTTTTTAATGGGCAGCCTGGAAAGAGTTTCAAGCCGTCAAGGGGGATGCGTCAAGGGGACCCCCTGtccctatatttattttttattgtcagTGAAGTTCTCTCTCGTCTTCTCAAGAGGGCTACTAATTTTCAATTCCTGGATG GTAAGCCTCAAAATTCAACGGTCTACTTTAGCGTCAACACTTCTGTTGCTTTGGCCCATGAGCTTAGTGGCATCCTAGAAATGCCAGTTGTGGAGGATCTGGGGACGTACTTGGGTGTTCCTACAATGTGGGGGAGATCGAAACATGATGCGCTTGCTTTCATCAAAGAGCGGATCTTGGCAAAAATTTTGGGGTGGAAGCAACAATTCCTCTCCAAGGAAGGTAAAGAAGTACTTATAAAGGCGGTTTCCCTGGCTATTCCTACATATCCTATGAAC TGTTGGCGCTTTCTCTACGAGCCTGAGTCACTTTGGGTTAAAGTGCTAAAGGATAGATATTTCCCTCAAGACTCGTTTCTTACTGCAAAACTAGGTGAGCGTGGGTTGTGGGTTTGGTCTAGCCTGCTGGAGGGTCGGGACCTGATCATTCGTGGTTCTAAATGGCAGGTTTTGAGTGGGAATTCCATTAATTTGTGGAAGGATAATTGGGTTCCAGGCATCCTCAACAGTCGTCCGATTCCCAAGGATGGATGGGAGATTGACAAGACACGGGTGGTGGCTTCCATCATTGACACGGAGCGCAGGACGTGGAACGAGGATGAGATTGGGGATCTATTTTTCGAGTCTGCTAAGGCTGCTATCTCCAGGATTCATATTGAGGATTCGTGTTCCCCTGATCGCCTCATCTGGCCTGCTTCTAAAACTGGCCCTTACTCGGTTATATCAGGGTATTGGTGGCTGCGCAATTCTACTCCTGCTAGGAAGCTTAACCGTCCATCGACCTCTCATTCTGTTCTTCCTCAA CTGGGGTCCTCCGAGTCTAAGTCAAGGTTTTTGTCTCAAGTGGCTTTCTCCTGTTGGTTTATCTGGAAAGCCAGATGCGACGCGGTGTTCAACGGGCTATCCCCTTCTCCATCTCACACTATTTTTAATCTGTCCAGTGCTTGGAAGGCCTTTACTGATGCTAACTCCAGGATCCATGACCTTGCTCCCTCGCCTAGGAACAACCATTTGTGCGAGGTTTCGTGGTATACTCCTCATCCTTCTGTGTTGAAGATAAATGTGGATGCGAGTTGGAGGCATGGTGCTTCTTCGACATGGGTTGGCTTGGTGATCCATGACTCGAGGTGTTTGGAGGTCAGGAGGATGGAGGTCCTGGCCTCTTTTGCTGCAATGGATGAGTCTTTGGTGGTTTTAGAGGGGTGTCTTCTAGCGAAAGGTCTGAATTTCCCCTGGGTGGTGATTGAATCGGATTCAAAGCTGGTTACTTCATGTTTGCAGGATTGTTCTTCGAGCTGCGCTTGGGAACTCTTCCCAATCCGAGTTTGTATTTGGTTGGTTG